A genomic segment from Corylus avellana chromosome ca5, CavTom2PMs-1.0 encodes:
- the LOC132180859 gene encoding protein DETOXIFICATION 8-like, with protein sequence MEEALLLSRREGRETWGAFTEELKRVSCMAAPMVVVTLSQFLLRVVSVMMVGHLGELELASVAIASSFTIVTGFSLLFGMAGALETLCGQAYGAEQYQKVGIYTYCAIFSLTLVCLPVSVLWIFMDKLLTLLGQDASISLEAGKYSIYLIPALFGYAILQSLVRYFQSQGLILPMLFSSCATLCFHVPLCWALLIKFELGITGASLTIALSYWLNAIMLGLYIKYSSACEKTWVSFSKDVFLSMREFFRLAIPSALMACLEWWSFELLILLSGLLPNPKLETSVLSICLTTMSLHYFIPYSAGAAASTRISNELGAGNPSAARLSVNAVMFLAVIEVVIVSTTLFCCRSFWGYAYSNEKEVVDYIKEMTPLLCVSVIMDTSQAVLSGVARGSGWQHIGAFVNLGAYYLVGIPVAVVLCFVLHLRGKGLWIGILIGSTVQAILLALVTAFTNWQKQAAKARERVFKGTISAENCLD encoded by the exons ATGGAAGAGGCACTACTATTGTCAAGGAGGGAAGGGAGGGAAACATGGGGTGCCTTCACGGAGGAGCTTAAAAGAGTGAGCTGCATGGCAGCTCCCATGGTGGTGGTTACATTGTCACAGTTTCTTCTGCGGGTCGTATCGGTGATGATGGTTGGACATCTCGGTGAACTCGAACTCGCCAGCGTCGCTATCGCCAGCTCTTTTACTATCGTCACTGGCTTCAGTCTTCTT TTTGGGATGGCTGGTGCTTTGGAAACTTTGTGTGGGCAAGCATATGGGGCAGAGCAGTACCAGAAGGTGGGGATATACACTTACTGTGCAATATTCTCTCTTACTTTGGTTTGTCTGCCTGTCTCTGTCCTCTGGATATTCATGGACAAACTATTAACACTGCTAGGCCAAGATGCTTCAATCTCACTTGAAGCTGGCAAATACTCAATTTACCTCATCCCTGCACTATTTGGGTATGCTATTCTCCAATCACTGGTTCGGTACTTCCAATCTCAAGGCTTGATCCTTCCAATGCTCTTTAGCTCATGTGCAACTCTATGTTTCCATGTTCCTCTTTGTTGGGCTTTGTTAATTAAGTTTGAATTAGGAATAACTGGAGCATCTTTGACTATTGCTTTATCATATTGGTTGAATGCAATCATGCTCGGACTCTATATAAAGTATTCCTCAGCCTGTGAGAAAACCTGGGTCTCCTTTTCAAAGGATGTTTTCCTAAGCATGAGGGAGTTCTTTCGCCTTGCTATCCCCTCTGCTTTGATGGCTTG TCTTGAATGGTGGTCATTTGAGCTGCTTATACTACTCTCTGGGCTTCTGCCAAATCCGAAGCTTGAAACCTCTGTTCTTTCTATATG CCTTACCACGATGTCATTGCACTACTTCATTCCATATAGCGCTGGTGCCGCTGCAAG CACTCGGATTTCAAATGAATTAGGAGCTGGGAATCCATCTGCAGCACGGCTGTCTGTAAATGCTGTGATGTTTCTAGCAGTCATAGAGGTAGTCATTGTGAGCACAACTCTTTTTTGCTGCCGTTCTTTCTGGGGATATGCTTACAGCAATGAAAAGGAAGTTGTGGATTATATCAAAGAAATGACTCCTCTGCTTTGTGTCTCGGTTATCATGGATACCTCACAAGCTGTGCTTTCTG GGGTTGCTAGAGGAAGCGGGTGGCAACATATAGGCGCTTTTGTGAATCTTGGGGCATATTACTTGGTTGGGATACCGGTGGCTGTTGTATTGTGTTTTGTTCTACATTTGAGAGGGAAGGGCCTCTGGATTGGAATATTGATTGGTTCTACTGTACAAGCAATATTGCTTGCTCTGGTAACAGCATTCACAAATTGGCAAAAACAG GCTGCCAAGGCGAGGGAGAGGGTATTTAAGGGAACAATATCTGCAGAGAATTGTTTGGATTGA